TATAGGCACACTCGAGctgttttcaataaagtttttGCCTCTGCTCCCATAGCATATATAGCCTGCTGTAATTCCCTCAGTAATGACAGCTTCAATTCCTAGAGCTCCATTTCTAGCCACACCTTTTCCCTCTTTGAACTGTAACATGTAACAGAGTAAACAAGTTTATTTTGTCACAAGTTGCATTTATTAAGAAGAAAATGAGCTTCAATTATCCAATTAACCAATGCAAAATTTGGTAAGCATGAATCACCTTTGAAATGAAATAACCAAATCCTATAATaggtttaaaaaaaatgaaaatcttaTTGTTATCCTTCTACTTCTAGTCTTCATCTCCAAAATTAAAGAGCCCCTAAtcaacttcatttttttttacaatgtattTATTCATCATTAAAAATATTGATGTGAAATTATATAAGtctattataatttaaataatatttttttaaatatatactgAAACTATAAATctttaaatttaattaagtaaaataataaCATTACCAATTCAatcattaatattttaaataaattaaataacaatgtttgttttttttttatcaatacaAACTTTAATTTATTATATTCTCATGCTTGACCAAGTAAAATAATTATAACTCTTGATTATAAGAATTTAATTTCATTCATGCATTCAACCACATCAAACATTTATCTAAAAGTAAAGTAAGAATTTAACAGGTCGATAACTTCAAAAACTAATTGATATGTGCAATTTTGCAAATGAGAAATAAAAACCAGTAATCACGTGAACATTCGGAAATTTATTGTGGAAATTTATGTAACATAAAATCtttttaatttgattattttgacGGATATGATTTTAATCTATAAGATTGAGAAAGAATACCAACCTTTGATTGTGTAAAATTATTCAGGCCTTTGAAATatgagaatttttcaaaaatatggctttaaAAAATGGGAATATCCTAGAAATTGGCCCACTCTCTTTCCGAACAAAACCAATGAAATTGAACAGACAGATGGTAACCTCTTCCAATGACGGACCAAGTCAGCATCACACGTGGACAAGAACGTGGAAAGATCCAGAGAATTCATCGTTAGATTAAGCGCGAAACCTCTCGAACTTTTGAGTGGGACTTTTTTCTCACTTCTCGACCAACTCCATATATAAAAGGCTAATATCCAAACCGTTGGATTtcaggaaaaaaaaaattctaaaactcAAGAAGCCAAGAAACAGATCAAAGAGGAACCGAGAACCATTTCTTTTCGGGCTCGTGGAGAGATTTGCACTGATAACTCAGTCATTCGGATTTGTGGAACCGTCTTGGTGGGAGCTTTGGTTTTTTCTTCGTTTTCTTCACAAATTAGGAACTGTAAGTTTCACTGCTTCTGATCTGTGAGCTCTCCTTTATTATCAGTTCTATAATTTAcgttgatatatttttttttttaaatttgttatGTCATCTCGTTAACTTATTGTTGTCGTTTTCAAGTTAATGGTGTccgttaattaattttttaaagtttACGATCAGTCTTAATTTTGTGAGCTAAAGAAACTTCCATTTTTAATCCGATGTATGTTATTGTTGGGATCTTCCAATGATAGATCATCTGCTTTTGGAATAGTAGTTTTTCAAACTAAATTATGTAGGCATTTGATCAAAATGGAGGCCGAAACATAGTTCAGTTTAGGCGAAAGTGTTTCTTAATTACATGAAGATTGCTGGCGTTTTTCATGTTGTGGTCGTTATATTATAAATGAGTAATGACCGGCTGGTTAATTGTATGATTGATATTACTCATCTAATTTAAGTCTGCAAATTAATTAGAAGTATACCTATTATTACTTATTAAGAATTGCTAAGGAGTACTAATACTTGGCATATAACTATCCTTATTTGAATGATATCTCTGATTACCTGTGTTGAGCACACCAAATAATAATACTCATACGTAAATCATTTCTTATTATGACCGTCGAGTGTCCTTGTTAAATATTCGTGTCGTTTTGCATTCCCTCTCAGTTTGATGTCGTTTGACGATATTTCATTTTCATTGTTCGTGTCGTTTCATTAAGGTTATGTCTTATTATGACCGGCCATTATATCTCAATATGTCATTCATTTCTTATTATGACCGGCTGGTGTCCTCTCATTTTGTCGTTTTATATAATTCGTGTCGTTCTATATAATTTTGCTTTTATAATTGTGTCGTTTTTAAATATTCTTATCGTTTTTCATTCGCGTCGATTAATATTATTCACAGGGGTAGagggtgtttggcaccttaactaaaaaattattttttgtttttaaaaactaaaaacagttttttgaaaataagtggggatgtttggcattgttttcataaaataatttttaaaaacaaagttacaaaaaacagaaaattttgagaacaagaaAAAGTTGTGTTCTGTTCTCAaattttctcacttcttatttttcgatcattttttctttcaaattattttatctcattatttattacaaactttaaaaatatttttctctttgtaaatatatttgttaattttttatttaagatctaaaaaaaataaaactaaaaaattaattttagaaaatattaaccaaacacttcatattttttgaaaactacaaaaataacaattttgaaaacaaaaaacagaaacaATACCAAACAAGTACAGTTTTCGTTCCTGTCGTTTCATTAAGGTTATGTCTTTTCTTTTTTCTGTTATTTTTTAACCGGTGTTCATGAATGGAACCTCAAAATGcccttattcttttcttttcgtAAATCATCTAAATTTACTACGTTTTCTAACATTTTGTAATTCATTGTCTTGTTTGTCATCACTGTACAGGAGTCTTCTCTGCGGGTTTTTCTCTCACATTAATAAGAGAAGAGGTGTTATAATTATAGAGCACTTCTTCAGCTCTGCTTTATAGAGTTGATAATTCAAAATGATGCCTGTATACACACACGGGGACTCATTTCCGCACAAAAGCAACCAAAATGGATGCAGGGCTTTCCCATCTTATACACAGGTGGATCCAACAAAGCCTTCAATGGTATACGACCCTTGGCCCTGTAACGGCGGCTATGGCTATGCAACACCTTGCAACTCCTGCTACAACCATGGTAACTTTCCTGGTTTCTATGGTTTCAGACCTTGTTATCCCCAGCCGCCAATGCCACCTTCACCAGTTCACAGCTGTGGAGGTTATCCTATTCCATATCCTGAAGCCCATCATATTTCTTACGTTCCTCCCTTACAGTATTCCACGGATCTTCCCAGATACGAGTACGACAAGAACAGGCCTGGGACCTATCACTGTTGTGGGTGTCATAATCATCATTGCCAACAGAAGGAAGATAGGGGtttgaaaattgaagaaaaaggGGAGCCTGATGTTATGGCAAAGAGAGGGAATAAGAAGTCTTTGATCCCAGTTGAGACGGGAAATTATTCTTACCCGGTTGTATGGATTCCGCAAGAGTATTTGCAAGATAATACAAAGCCTCTTGAACCACCTAAGATGGCAGAGCAGGAAACCGTTCCTTGCGAGACAAAGCCCAATGAGaaaaagaactctcaagaacaggAACAAAATCTCTGGAATGGATGGCACCCACTTGATGCAGACAGGCTGAGGTATCTACTTTATGGCGGAGACGGTAAGGGCACTCAGGAGCAACAGAAACCAGTTGTTGTGTTGCCTTACAATGGTAGGGGAGAAGAGGTTGGAAACAATGACAAGAAGGATACACATGCTAACGAGGATCAGAAGAGTGACGACCGAATAGATAGAATGAGACAGTTTCCTTTTCCTATCGTTTGGATGCCTTCTGAGGACAAAGGACGTGAAGGAATTGGAGGGAAGGACATTGAGGAAGTTAATGGCTCGCCAAAGTTTGATGGTAATCAACCAATTAAGTTCAAGCTTATTCCAGTGAAGCATCTTGGTGATGACAACCACACAGACAACTCTAAGGTCAATGGAGAGAATCTTGCTCGCCGGAATGAGACAGAGGTGAGGGATCATGCTGTAACTCAGAATAACATTCCTTTGAAGCAGGTTGATCAACCACATAAAGATGTAGAGAAGTCAGATGACAATGAGAAGAAGAGCGTAACAATCAAGCCTTCTGGAACAAATCGTAAAAGAGAGTCCTCTCCGCCAAAATCACCTAAACTACCTCCTGTTTGTCTTAGAGTTGATCCTTTGCCAAGAAGGAAGAAAGAAAACGCAAATTCCCCGTCTCTTAGCACGCCTGCTGGGAAAGAACTCTCCCAAAAGAACTCAAACGAGATGAAGGTATCTCAAGATTCAAAGAGTCATGAAAGTACTCCAACTGAGAGCAAGAAGGTggagccaaagagaatggagaaaAAAGAAATTGTGGTGACTGAGAAGACAAGCAATGGAGAACATCATAGTGATGGGTCTCAAGTTCTTGTTCATTCATCAGCTCAGACCAATCCTGAGGTTTCCGAGAAGCCTTATTGTGAGAAAGCTGATAAAGATGGTGATGGACATCAATTTAAGGAAGCTGCAATAGCAAAGGAGGTGGATACAGCAACTGAGAAAACGGAAGAGAAAAATAAATCTAAAGAATCAGTCGAATCTGGTTATGCAAATAAGCTCGAAAAGAAGATATTATTATCAGATACAGAAGCTGCTGTGCGTATTCAGTCTTCCTACCGTGGATTCGTTATAAGGAGATCGGAGCCTTTGAAGAAACTGAAGCAAATAGCTGAGGTGCGTGAGCAGTTGGTTGATGTTCGAAATCGTCTCCAAGCGTTGGAGTCATCTTCTGATGACCAAATTGACGAAAAGCAGAAAATTGTAATTGGAGAAATCATTATGAGACTGCTGCTAAAATTGGATACTATTCAGGTAAGCATTGGCTTCGTTAATTGTATGTCGTTTAGCTGCCTCTTTACATAAAATATAAAAGCCACATTTTGACAATATAATGTTAGAATTGTAATTCTGTAATAGCTTTCAATTAGTTGTTATGGATATCGAATGTTTAGAACATGTTTATGCAACTGTAGAAGTGAGTACACCTTGAAAGGAGTTCCACATTATAGCATAAGCTCTTAGTTCATGATATTTTTCTCTAGAGGAGGAAGATTTTTTAAATTTAGTTTATGATGCTTATTTTATATTGCTAGAATAGCTTAATGTCGCATCAAAtgcttatatattttttcttaatcTCCTACTTAACAGGGTCTTCTCCCAAGTCTTAGAGATATCAGAAAATCTTTGGCGAAGGAGCTTACTACTCTCCAGGAAAAACTTGACTATCTCATGATAGTAAAATCTGAAGAATCGAAAGCAGAGGTTTGCCCTGTTGAGCTTGTGGAACAAGAAATTTGCAAGACGGAAAACAATGAATGCATGTCAAAGCAGGAGGCAATGAAAGTGCAGATGATGTCCTCGGAAACATTCATGGTGCGGTAGAATCTCACCAAGATCATCGTCTCCAAGTGGTGGAACCTGAAGGTGAATGCCAAGAATCATCAGTGGCAAGTGAGCCGGAGCCGAAGGAGCCTGATTCAGAAGTCATTATGGAACAGAATGACGAGGCTAGAGACGAATTGTCTGTGGTTTGTGAAGAGGAGCCGATGAAGACACAAGAAGTAGATAATGCTCCTGAGCTTGTGCAAGCTGATGAAGAAGAACCAATGAAGACACAAGAAGTAGATAATACTCCTGAACTTGTGCAAGCTGATGAAATCCCCCTTAAAGATGATGAGAATGATTCTAATTCAGGGGTAAGTTCTCCCAAAGCTGTTGATGCATCAAATTTAGATGTTAAAGAAGAAAACCTTTTGAATGAGTTACCATTGGAAGTAATTGAAGGCGAACCTACTGAGTTTGAAAACCATGAACAAGTTAAATTAAAAGATGCTACAGCTAATGGGGATGATAAAGCTGAGGAGTTGATGGCCGCACATAAGGATTTGGAGACGAATGAATTAGCAGAATTGCCTACGGGGGAAATTGTTGGTGATGATCTTTTATCTCCTGCTGAAATGGATAATCCTAATGAATGCCAATTTACATATGAAACGAGTTCATTTGAAGATAAGACTCCAAATGCGGTTGAGATAACAGAGGAAGTAGTTGAAGGGAAGCCTATTGCTGATATAGATGAAAGGGTAAAAGTTGAATTTGTGGAGAACAGGGAACCAGTGATGAATGAGACTCCACTTTTATCCAAACCAGAAGAATTGCAAACGTTTATCTCAAGTGGGGAGGAGGGAAGTCAAAATGTTTTGCATGAGGATGAAAGTGTATCATCAATATCAGTAAGCATAAAGGAAATGTCGACTGAGAAAAATGAAAAAGTTAATGAGAGCTTGCAGGCAGTCGTCACAGAAGACGGTATTAAAGAGAACCAAGAGGAAGAGATGAAAGTTCAATCAGGGGATCACATAGGATATGCCACTGTTGAGAAAATGAACGACAAGGCGTCTCAGTCAGAAATCACCGATGGAGAGATTGCAGCTGGGTTTCTTGCAACACCAACTCCCAGTGAAAAAATGGGGAGCATAAACGAGAAACAACTAATTGAAGAGAATGAGAAACTAAGGGAGATGATGGAGAAGCTGATCCAAGCAGGAAAAAACCAGCTGAAAGTCATATCCAACCTGAATGGTAAAGTGAAAAACTTGGAGAAAAAATTGTCGCTGAGGAGGAAACTGAGTAAACAGAACAGGGCTTGCACTCGTAGATCTTCAAGTGTGAAATACTCAAATGTGGGTGTGTAGGAGAAAGTTATTTGGGGTGACCGTTTATTCAGTTTGAATTTCAATTAGTGTGATGCAACCCTCGTTTTGGTGGGCTTTTGAAGTATCACTTTATGCCTTATATGTGTGTGTGACTTTCTTATTGTGTAATATAAAAGCATTATAAAGGTTTTTGTTTTTTAAACTGTTACTTTTGAAATCCAAGAGTGAATGTTACTTGTAGCCCATCCATATATGAACAAAAGTTCTTCTAGCTTTTCCATTTTGAAGTTGAGTTCTTATATAACCTTGCTAAAAGTTGTGCATATataacaaaactaaaaggaaTACCAACGGAGGAGGAGGTAAAATAtttaattctttataatatagtgaaaaaattgttaaatagttttccaatgaggtgtaaagttatatttatttatctaaatgaatagtatttctctatatgtagtgaattattattcatcaagctataaaaattttattatttttttacgaacttttgtatatatatatgagtgtgatactattatatttaattattttatttcttaaaatgaataaaatattattaaaaaatacaatatttaaatgatgtaaaaaaaatagagaagttgatgtggtataatgtaaaagtttgagataaattataaaaaaaaatatgttttggtggtgtattttgtaatatactttctctataatatttagttaaaactcacaaaaacatttTCCATaagctcctttatacatatatttataatagttatacacaaactccaattaatccatatctacatttacataacatttacatatcttttatataatattttaatatttttttataagctttctctctcccatttagtgtatatatatattattttcttcttcaattattttattttactttaattaataaaatatgtttaaatatataatatttaaatgatgtagagaaatatatagagaagttgatgtatgatataatgtaaaacttagagataaaatagaaaaatgtgtgttttgatgatgtattttaaaagatggagtagagtatccattgggagtgctctaaggGCCTGTTTGgcgttgttttttgttttcaaaattgtgttttcagaaatgagaacagaaaactgtt
This genomic interval from Humulus lupulus chromosome 8, drHumLupu1.1, whole genome shotgun sequence contains the following:
- the LOC133796897 gene encoding LOW QUALITY PROTEIN: BAG family molecular chaperone regulator 6 (The sequence of the model RefSeq protein was modified relative to this genomic sequence to represent the inferred CDS: deleted 2 bases in 1 codon), which produces MMPVYTHGDSFPHKSNQNGCRAFPSYTQVDPTKPSMVYDPWPCNGGYGYATPCNSCYNHGNFPGFYGFRPCYPQPPMPPSPVHSCGGYPIPYPEAHHISYVPPLQYSTDLPRYEYDKNRPGTYHCCGCHNHHCQQKEDRGLKIEEKGEPDVMAKRGNKKSLIPVETGNYSYPVVWIPQEYLQDNTKPLEPPKMAEQETVPCETKPNEKKNSQEQEQNLWNGWHPLDADRLRYLLYGGDGKGTQEQQKPVVVLPYNGRGEEVGNNDKKDTHANEDQKSDDRIDRMRQFPFPIVWMPSEDKGREGIGGKDIEEVNGSPKFDGNQPIKFKLIPVKHLGDDNHTDNSKVNGENLARRNETEVRDHAVTQNNIPLKQVDQPHKDVEKSDDNEKKSVTIKPSGTNRKRESSPPKSPKLPPVCLRVDPLPRRKKENANSPSLSTPAGKELSQKNSNEMKVSQDSKSHESTPTESKKVEPKRMEKKEIVVTEKTSNGEHHSDGSQVLVHSSAQTNPEVSEKPYCEKADKDGDGHQFKEAAIAKEVDTATEKTEEKNKSKESVESGYANKLEKKILLSDTEAAVRIQSSYRGFVIRRSEPLKKLKQIAEVREQLVDVRNRLQALESSSDDQIDEKQKIVIGEIIMRLLLKLDTIQGLLPSLRDIRKSLAKELTTLQEKLDYLMIVKSEESKAEVCPVELVEQEICKTENNECMSKQEAMKVDDVLGNIHGAVESHQDHRLQVVEPEGECQESSVASEPEPKEPDSEVIMEQNDEARDELSVVCEEEPMKTQEVDNAPELVQADEEEPMKTQEVDNTPELVQADEIPLKDDENDSNSGVSSPKAVDASNLDVKEENLLNELPLEVIEGEPTEFENHEQVKLKDATANGDDKAEELMAAHKDLETNELAELPTGEIVGDDLLSPAEMDNPNECQFTYETSSFEDKTPNAVEITEEVVEGKPIADIDERVKVEFVENREPVMNETPLLSKPEELQTFISSGEEGSQNVLHEDESVSSISVSIKEMSTEKNEKVNESLQAVVTEDGIKENQEEEMKVQSGDHIGYATVEKMNDKASQSEITDGEIAAGFLATPTPSEKMGSINEKQLIEENEKLREMMEKLIQAGKNQLKVISNLNGKVKNLEKKLSLRRKLSKQNRACTRRSSSVKYSNVGV